The Hypanus sabinus isolate sHypSab1 chromosome 31, sHypSab1.hap1, whole genome shotgun sequence genome window below encodes:
- the LOC132383813 gene encoding histone H2B 1/2-like, with product MPDAPKPAPKKGAKKALSKPASKSGKKRKRTRKESYAIYIYKVMKQVHPDTGISSKAMSIMNSFVNDIFERIGGEASRLAHYNKRSTISSREIQTAVRLLLPGELAKHAVSEGTKAVTKYTSSK from the coding sequence ATGCCTGATGCACCGAAACCCGCTCCCAAGAAGGGCGCCAAGAAAGCTCTGTCCAAACCGGCGAGCAAGTCTGGCAAGAAGCGCAAGAGGACGAGAAAGGAGAGTTACGCAATCTACATCtacaaagtgatgaagcaggttcatcccgacaccggcatctcctccaaggccatgagCATCATGAACTCGTTCGTCAACGATATCTTCGAGCGAATCGGGGGTGAGGCTTCCCGCCTGGCTCACTACAACAagcggtccaccatcagctcccggGAGATCCAGACCGCTGTGCGCCTGCTGCTACCCGGGGAGCTGGCCAAGCACGCCGTGTCCGAAGGGACAAAGGCGgtgaccaagtacaccagctccaagtga